GCCCGGGCCGAGCATCTTGCCGCCATCAGCACGGCCGGGGGCAGCCTGGGTCTGGCCTTCCAGATCGTCGATGATATCCTCGACGTCGAGGGCAGCCTGGAGGAGCTCGGAAAGACGGCGGGGAGCGACGAGCGCAAGGGCAAGGCTACCTATCCGGCGATCCATGGCCTCGAGGCCTCCCGCCGGCGCGCGCGGGCCCTGATCGAAGAGACCCGGGCGGCGCTGAAACCGCTCGGTCCCAGGGCCGAGCCCATCGGCGCGCTCGCCGAGTTCGTGCTCGAAAGGAGATCCTGAGTGTCGGCCATCACCGGTGTCTTCGCGCGCGAGATCCTCGACTCCCGGGGCTTTCCCACCGTCGAGGTCGAGGTGCAGGTGGAGTCCGGAGCCTGGGGGCGGGCTGCCGCTCCGTCGGGCGCTTCCACGGGGAAGCGCGAGGCCCTGGAGCTGCGGGACGGCGACAACCAGCGTTACCGGGGCAAGGGCGTCCAGCAGGCGGTCCGGAACATCGAGGAGACCATCGCCCCCGAGATCGATGGCATGGAGGTGACCGAGCAGGTCAAGATCGACCAGGCGCTGCTGGAGCTGGACGGCACCCCGAACAAGTCCTCGCTGGGCGCCAACGCGATCCTCGCCGTCTCGCTGGCCGTGGCCCGCACCGCGGCCGACGACGTGGGCTTGCCTCTCTACACCTACCTGGGCGGGCCCGGGGCGCGCCTGTTGCCCGTGCCCATGCTGAACGTGCTCAACGGCGGCGCCCACGCCGACAACGGCATGGACATCCAGGAGTTCATGCTGGTGCCGGCCGGCGCGGAGAACTTCTCCACGGCCCTGCGCATGGGCGTGGAGTGCTTCCACGCCCTCAAGGACCTGCTCAAGGACAAAGGGCTCTCCACGGGCGTGGGCGACGAGGGCGGGTTCGCCCCGGCCCTCGGCTCGAACACCGCGGCCCTGGACTTCTTCGTGCAGGCGATCGAGCGCGCCGGCTACCGGCCGGGTGAGGACGTCTTCATCGCGCTCGACGTGGCGGCCAGCGAGTTCGCCGAGGCGGGCGGCCGCTACCGGCTGAGCCGTGAACAGGCCGTTTACAGCAGCGAGGAGATGATCGCCCTGTACGAGCGGCTCTGCGACCGCTACCCGATCGTGTCCATCGAGGACGGGCTGGGCGAGGACGACTGGGGCGGCTGGGGCGCGCTCACCCGCCGCCTGGGCTCGCGGGTGCAGCTCGTGGGCGACGATCTGTTCGTCACCAACCCGGCCATCATCCAGCAAGGCATCAAGAACGGGATCGCCAACGCGGTGCTGGTCAAGGTCAACCAGGTCGGGACCCTGACGGAGACGATGCAGGCGATCGAGCTCAGCAAGCGGGCCGGGTACGGCACGATCATCTCGCACCGCTCGGGCGAGACGGAGGATACCTTCGTCGCCGACCTGTCCGTGGCCGCCAACGCCGGCCAGATCAAGACCGGCTCGGTGGCGCGCGGCGAGCGGACCTGCAAGTACAACCAGCTGCTGCGCATCGAGGAGGAGCTGGGCCACGCCGCCTCCTTTCCCGGGCGCAGCCTGTACGATCGGATCAGTCGGTGAGCCGACGCCGGCTGGTGGTGGTGGCCGCGGGGGCGGTCGCCGCCGTGGCGCTGGCCAGCGGCACCGTCAGCGGCATGCTCGGGATCCGGGCGATCCAGCGAGAGATCGCCGCCGCCGAGAAGGACCTGGCGACGCTGCGGGCCCGCGCCGAGACGCTCACCCGCATGATCGACCGGCTCCGTCACGATCCCGCCTATATCGAGAAGCTCGCCCGGGAAGAGCACGGATTCGTGCGCGAGGGCGAGAGCGTCTTGAAGTTTCCGCCGAAGGCGAAGTAACCTTCGACTCGTCACCATGGAATGGCTCTGGACGGCGCTCTTCGCTCTCTGCTCGTTCTTCAACGGCCGGGCGGCGTTCAAGCTCCTGCTCGACTGGACGGGCATGGTCAGGACGTGTCGCTGGGTGGCGGAGGCCTATGCCCGGCTCGACGCGCTGCCCGACGAGGCGACGCTGGAGCGGACGCCGGCGGTGCCGGTCTTCGTCCACGTGGTGCCGGCCTGGGAGGAGCCGCGCATCGCCGCC
The sequence above is drawn from the Candidatus Methylomirabilota bacterium genome and encodes:
- the eno gene encoding phosphopyruvate hydratase, whose protein sequence is MSAITGVFAREILDSRGFPTVEVEVQVESGAWGRAAAPSGASTGKREALELRDGDNQRYRGKGVQQAVRNIEETIAPEIDGMEVTEQVKIDQALLELDGTPNKSSLGANAILAVSLAVARTAADDVGLPLYTYLGGPGARLLPVPMLNVLNGGAHADNGMDIQEFMLVPAGAENFSTALRMGVECFHALKDLLKDKGLSTGVGDEGGFAPALGSNTAALDFFVQAIERAGYRPGEDVFIALDVAASEFAEAGGRYRLSREQAVYSSEEMIALYERLCDRYPIVSIEDGLGEDDWGGWGALTRRLGSRVQLVGDDLFVTNPAIIQQGIKNGIANAVLVKVNQVGTLTETMQAIELSKRAGYGTIISHRSGETEDTFVADLSVAANAGQIKTGSVARGERTCKYNQLLRIEEELGHAASFPGRSLYDRISR
- a CDS encoding septum formation initiator family protein, producing the protein MSRRRLVVVAAGAVAAVALASGTVSGMLGIRAIQREIAAAEKDLATLRARAETLTRMIDRLRHDPAYIEKLAREEHGFVREGESVLKFPPKAK